ATCAAAAAGCCTTGATATAAAAAATAAGAGGTATAAAATGCAAAAAGTCTGGAAATATATAATACCTGAAAAAATAAATAAAATATGGGAAATTAAAATGAGCTTAAGTATTTTATTTTCTATAATCATACTTATATGGAAACCTTTTAATTTAACATTTCAACAAGCAGTTGTAGTTACTAATACAATATTAGTTGTTATTTGGTGGAGTACTGGAATTGTAAAAAAAATCCCAGCTTCACTTTTCTTGTTATTGATATTTTATATTTTTAGTGGAGCAAGTATTAAAAAAATACTTTCATTTTCTCTATCTGAAACATTTTTGATGATAATAGTTACATATTTATTTAGTCAAGGAATTACAAATTCAGGATTAATTGATAAAATATTTCAACCATTATTAATAAAATTAGTTCATACACCTTGTCAATGTCTGATTGCAATAGCTGGAATTTTTTACTTAACTATGTATATAATTCCACAACCGTTGGCAAGATTGATTATTGTCGCATCAGTATTTTATCGTTTTCTTCAATATACAGATTCACCTAAAAAGACAAAAAATGTTATTATGTATGGTGTATTTGTTGCAAGTGCAGTAGTGAATTTATCAACAAAAGATGCAGATATAATTATGAATAATGTAGCAGCTAGTTTTTCTGAAGTACCAATTTCTAATAAATTATGGGTATATTATATGTTTATTCCAACATTAATTACATGTTGCCTTTTAGGAATATTATTTATTTATATATTTCGGAAAGAGTTAATGGGAATATATTTGAAAAATATGAAGAAAGAAAATAAAATAACTCCCTTTTCTACTCAGCAAAAATTAGCCATAGTAGTAATTGGAATGACTGTATTGTTATGGGCAACTAATAGTATACATGGAATAAATAATACATTAATCACAGTTATAAGTACAATAATTTTATTTGGTATACAAATTTTGCATAAAGAAGATTGGAAATCAATAGATATTACTACTTTAATTTTTTTAACAGCAGCGTTTTCAATAGGAAATATTATGAAATTTTGTGGGGCAGCTGACAAAGTTTTTGGGCAATTACAAACTATTTTTCCAAGCAAATTTTCTTTATTATACATATGTGTCATGGTATTGATCACTATGCTGTTACATATGATTTTAGGAAGTAATACAACCACACTGTCAGTAGTTATACCAGGATTAATGGTACTTTGTAGTCAAGTTGTAAAATCTCCAATTATAGTTTTTATTTCTGTAATTAGTGTATCTTTTCATGCAATACTGCCATTTCATTCCATATCATTGATGATAGGAGTGTCAAATAATTATTATCCAGCAAAATATGTTACAAAACTTGGTTTACCAGTTACATTGTTTGTATATCTTGTTGTGATAGGGATATATATTCCTTATTGGTATATAATTGGGTTATTATAAAAAATACCACTCTACTTTTAGGTAGGTGGTATTTTTTAGCTATTTACTCTTATTATTTTTAAATTCTGTTATATATTTTTTATGCTTTGCAATGATTTCAAGAATTTTTAACTTTGAAAATTTAGTTTTTCTTGCTTGATAAAGTAAAGACATAAATTCTGAAAATTGAGAAAAAATATTCATTTTATTATCTTTATTTAATATATTTTTTTTAATTTCTTTTAATTTTTCAGAAAACTCATCATCATTATTTTCATCTAATTCTAATTTAGAAAACATTTTTGAAAGTAAAGGATGGACATTATTTTCTTCAAGTATATTCTTCTCAATTTCAAAAGCTAAATCCTTCTTTAAATCATCTAAACTCAAATAAACAGAATATATAGGTGCAACAGAACAATTAAGCTCTTTTGCAATATTCTTAGCAGTTATTGCATCAGAACCTTCTTTCTTAAAGAGTTGTATAGCAGCTTCAAGTATCATTTCCTTAGTGTAAGTACATTTTCTAGCCATAGTACTCCTCCTTTAGAAAATTCTATTTACATTCTATAATATTTTTTAGATTTTAGCAATATTCAGGAATTGAAATTTTTGTTTATAAAATCTTTGATTAACAAAAAGTCACTTTCATCAGGGTGAGAATTAGCTTCTAAAATAATTTCTTTCATGTTAGGTACAAATTTATGAATAACATTTAAAGGAAATTTAGTAAATTTTTCTTGTAAATCTTCTGAAACTCTACCTCTTGCTAATACTCCATCAACAAAATTATTCTTTTTAGAACAAAGTTTTGTAAGATTATTAAAGCATTTTTTAGCATGTTCAGATAATAAAGAAGCTGCTAAAGTTCCTATAAAATATATTTTTTTATTAGATAAAGTATTTATAAATTTTCTAGCTTCTGCATTGGCATTAGCTTTATCTACCCAAGTCCCAACTATCACATTATCAAATTCATCTAAGTTCACACTATCTTTTTCTTTAACAGGAATAATTACTTTTTCTCCACTTATATATTCAAATGCTTTTTCACAAACTAATTTTGTATTTCCAGTTTCTGATGAATAAATTATTAAAGTTTTCATTTTATCAATCCTCTTTCTTAATAATAAATATAACACAGTAAAAAATAGTTCATTGCTAGCTAAATTTCTTAACGATAAAAAATTGACATTCACTGTAAATTTAGCCAACTCGCTAACAAGTTAGCTCAAACATGCTAAGATTTGCTCGGCTCATTTCCTTCAATTTTTTATCTAAAATTTAGAATGCAATTTCACTTATTTTTTATCTGTATTACTATAATTAAATTTTAAATACCTTATTGCATATAGAAAGTGTAGACTCTCTATGTGATACCAAAATAACAGTTTTATCTTTTGCTTCATCAGCCAATGATTTTAAGATTATAGCTTCATTTAATATATCCAAATTAGAAGTTGGCTCATCTAATAAGAAAAATTCTCTATTAGCTAGGAAAGCTCTGGCAAGTCCAATTCTTTGTTTTTCTCCACCTGAGAAATTCTTTCCACCTTCTTCAACTACACTGTCTAATTTATCTGGTAAAGACATAATATAGTCATAGAATGAAGCTTTTTTAAGTGCAGTATAGATTTCTTCATCAGTGGCGTCAGCTTTTGCAACCAATAAATTATCTCTAATATTTCCAATAAACAAGCTAGTAGATTGAGTCATATAGTTAAATTTTTGATACAGCTCTTTTAAAGGAATAGATTTTATATTCTTTCTATCTAATACAATCTTACCTGAGTCTGTATCCCAAAATCTCATAATTAATTTTAAAAGTGTAGATTTTCCACAACCACTTGGTCCCATAATTCCAGTTAATTGTCCTTTTTTAATTGTTAAAGAAAAATCTTTTAAAATCTTATTTTCAGAGTTTTCATAAGAATAAGAAATATTATCTATTAGAATATCATCACTTTCTGTAATATTTTCATTAGAAATAGAAATATCATCAGTTACTGCTGGTTTTTCATCCATCAAGTTTAAAACTCTTTCTCCTGAGGCAAAAGTTTGGGCAAGGATATTTCCAAGAGCCGCCAAATTGATATAAGGGGCAAAACTTCCGACTTGTAAAACTCCTGCTAAAATAGTAGCTTCAACACTTACTAAACCTTTTGAAACTAAATAAACACTTAAAAGTAATTGAGCAATAGAAAGTATTATTATAGCAGAATCAACCATCATTTGAACTTCTGATGCCTTATTTCTTAAATCTTTTTGATTTTCTCCCAAAGATGAAGTTATTTCATCTATTTTCTTTAAAACTTTTTTACCATGTGAATATTGTATAATTTCTCTAATTCCTTTTAATTTATCTAAAAATTCATCATTTAGTTTTCCTAATTTACTTCTAACTTCCATACCTGATTTTGCTGACCTTTTATGGGCAATATATGGAACTACTATACCTACTATAAATTGAGCAAATAACATATATAGAGCATAGATATGACTTAATTGAAAAAAATATATAAACAAGAAAACACTTGTAAAAAATGCTATTATAACAGGTGAAATAGTGTGAGCATAGAAAACCTCTAAAAGCTCAATATCTGATGTTATCATAGAAATTAAATTTCCTTGATGTTTATTTTCCATCTTAGCAGGAGCAAGTTTTCTCATAATTTTAAATAACTTAACTCTTATTTCTGCCAAAATATGAAAGGCTATATAGTGATTTGCAAACTGTTCTAAATAATGTAAAATAGCTCTAAAAAATCCACAAAATATCATTGCATAAAAATATGTTTGTGTAGAATATCCACCACCAAAAACAAATCTAAGGCTATCTTTTGTTGCAGGAATAACACTTAGAAAGGCATAAGCTCCAAAAAGTGTTATACAGAAAGAAAATAGAAAGCCAATTACACCAGTTGATACTGCAATAGTCATAAATTTCCAAAGAGAGTCTAAAAGTTTTAATAGGTTATATACTATATTAAAAGTTGACCGATTTTTCATAGCTTTCACCTCTCTTTGTTAAATAAGATTCTAAATCTTCTTGATGTTTATACATATTGTAATAAAGTTCTTTTTTAACATAAAGTTCATTATGTCTTCCACTTTCAATAATTCTTCCCTTATCCATAACATATATACAATCAGCATTTTTAATAGCTGGAAGTCTATGACTTATATAGATAACAGTTTTTTCTTTAGAAAGAGAATGAATAATATTTAAAATGATTTCTTCTGACTCTATATCTATATTTGAAGTTGCTTCATCAAAGATATAGACAGAAGCGTCATATAGTAAAGCTCTTGCAAGTGCTACTCTTTGTGCCTGTCCACCAGATAAATTTTTTCCTTGACTTTCTAAAATAGTATTAAGTCCTTTATTTTTTGAGAATATATCCCATAGTTTTACTTTTTTAAGAACTTCTATCATAGTTTTATCACTTAAATTTTCATTAGCCATAGTTAAATTTTCTCTAACTGTTCCAGAAAATATATGTGAATCATGAGTAATTTTTAAAATATTTTTAATTTTATCTTCTATTTTTATATCTTGTATGTCAATGTCATCAACAAAAATTTCATTTTTATTAGATTTTAATTCTCCTGCTAAAACAGAAACTAATGTTGACTTTCCACAACCAGAATGT
The sequence above is a segment of the Fusobacterium simiae genome. Coding sequences within it:
- a CDS encoding flavodoxin family protein codes for the protein MKTLIIYSSETGNTKLVCEKAFEYISGEKVIIPVKEKDSVNLDEFDNVIVGTWVDKANANAEARKFINTLSNKKIYFIGTLAASLLSEHAKKCFNNLTKLCSKKNNFVDGVLARGRVSEDLQEKFTKFPLNVIHKFVPNMKEIILEANSHPDESDFLLIKDFINKNFNS
- a CDS encoding TetR/AcrR family transcriptional regulator → MARKCTYTKEMILEAAIQLFKKEGSDAITAKNIAKELNCSVAPIYSVYLSLDDLKKDLAFEIEKNILEENNVHPLLSKMFSKLELDENNDDEFSEKLKEIKKNILNKDNKMNIFSQFSEFMSLLYQARKTKFSKLKILEIIAKHKKYITEFKNNKSK
- a CDS encoding amino acid ABC transporter ATP-binding/permease protein, with the protein product MKNRSTFNIVYNLLKLLDSLWKFMTIAVSTGVIGFLFSFCITLFGAYAFLSVIPATKDSLRFVFGGGYSTQTYFYAMIFCGFFRAILHYLEQFANHYIAFHILAEIRVKLFKIMRKLAPAKMENKHQGNLISMITSDIELLEVFYAHTISPVIIAFFTSVFLFIYFFQLSHIYALYMLFAQFIVGIVVPYIAHKRSAKSGMEVRSKLGKLNDEFLDKLKGIREIIQYSHGKKVLKKIDEITSSLGENQKDLRNKASEVQMMVDSAIIILSIAQLLLSVYLVSKGLVSVEATILAGVLQVGSFAPYINLAALGNILAQTFASGERVLNLMDEKPAVTDDISISNENITESDDILIDNISYSYENSENKILKDFSLTIKKGQLTGIMGPSGCGKSTLLKLIMRFWDTDSGKIVLDRKNIKSIPLKELYQKFNYMTQSTSLFIGNIRDNLLVAKADATDEEIYTALKKASFYDYIMSLPDKLDSVVEEGGKNFSGGEKQRIGLARAFLANREFFLLDEPTSNLDILNEAIILKSLADEAKDKTVILVSHRESTLSICNKVFKI
- a CDS encoding SLC13 family permease — encoded protein: MQKVWKYIIPEKINKIWEIKMSLSILFSIIILIWKPFNLTFQQAVVVTNTILVVIWWSTGIVKKIPASLFLLLIFYIFSGASIKKILSFSLSETFLMIIVTYLFSQGITNSGLIDKIFQPLLIKLVHTPCQCLIAIAGIFYLTMYIIPQPLARLIIVASVFYRFLQYTDSPKKTKNVIMYGVFVASAVVNLSTKDADIIMNNVAASFSEVPISNKLWVYYMFIPTLITCCLLGILFIYIFRKELMGIYLKNMKKENKITPFSTQQKLAIVVIGMTVLLWATNSIHGINNTLITVISTIILFGIQILHKEDWKSIDITTLIFLTAAFSIGNIMKFCGAADKVFGQLQTIFPSKFSLLYICVMVLITMLLHMILGSNTTTLSVVIPGLMVLCSQVVKSPIIVFISVISVSFHAILPFHSISLMIGVSNNYYPAKYVTKLGLPVTLFVYLVVIGIYIPYWYIIGLL